From Desulfovibrio porci, a single genomic window includes:
- a CDS encoding hydantoinase/oxoprolinase family protein — MKESAVLGIDAGGTHTDAVLITGNGASPRLAASAKVKTRHDDLPASVREVLAALAGELGGAGAAFLAEVERVTLGTTLAVNALVQGRADSVGLALSAGPGLDPARFGLGEHVCVIPGGLDHRGVEVSPLQTDELARRAARWRDEGVAAVACVGKFSPRNPAHERAMGAAAVKASSLPVTLGHRLSGRLNFPRRVATAYYNAAVQRLHNDFLDVVEAALADAGIHAATRLLKADGGAVPTSLSRREPVQSILSGPAASVMGVMALCPETEQGCSLLLDMGGTTTDMALFFDGSPVIDRDGMLLQGRRTLVRALASTSIGVGGDSLLSVDGSGRDARVRTGPLRDGPALAFGGARPTLLDALNVLDAEAAPGASADRGDMAASREGLATLAAAHGLDARVLAQKAVDDALAQVALAARELVEAVNARPIYTLAALKAVREARPERVWLVGGPADCIRERLGAALGLPVASPPHAAVANAVGAALTLPTAGLEIYADTGRGLLRAPALDLEERISKGYTLNAAERRAGELLAAHLAAEGVPDAAVEVVEADLFATLDDGGYGSKDIRVACQVVPGIAGRL, encoded by the coding sequence ATGAAAGAAAGCGCAGTACTGGGCATTGACGCGGGCGGCACCCATACCGACGCGGTGCTGATCACGGGCAACGGGGCAAGTCCGCGTCTGGCGGCGTCGGCCAAGGTCAAAACCCGCCATGACGATCTGCCCGCCTCGGTGCGGGAAGTGCTGGCGGCCCTGGCCGGGGAGCTGGGCGGCGCGGGCGCGGCGTTTCTGGCTGAAGTGGAGCGTGTGACCCTGGGCACCACCCTGGCGGTCAACGCCCTGGTGCAGGGCCGGGCCGACAGCGTGGGCCTGGCGCTTTCCGCAGGGCCGGGTCTGGACCCCGCGCGTTTCGGCCTGGGGGAACACGTCTGCGTGATTCCCGGCGGCCTGGACCACCGGGGCGTGGAGGTCAGCCCCCTGCAAACGGACGAACTGGCCCGGCGGGCGGCCCGCTGGCGCGATGAAGGCGTGGCCGCCGTGGCCTGCGTGGGCAAGTTTTCGCCGCGCAATCCGGCCCACGAGCGGGCCATGGGCGCGGCGGCCGTCAAGGCGTCGAGCCTGCCCGTCACCCTCGGGCACCGGCTCTCAGGCCGACTCAATTTCCCCCGCCGGGTAGCCACGGCCTATTACAACGCGGCCGTGCAGCGCCTGCACAACGATTTTCTGGACGTAGTGGAGGCGGCACTGGCCGACGCGGGCATCCACGCGGCCACCCGCCTGCTCAAGGCCGACGGCGGCGCGGTGCCGACATCCCTTTCGCGGCGCGAGCCGGTGCAGTCCATTCTGTCCGGCCCGGCGGCCAGCGTCATGGGCGTCATGGCCCTCTGCCCGGAAACGGAGCAAGGTTGCTCCCTGCTGCTGGACATGGGCGGCACCACCACGGATATGGCCCTGTTCTTTGACGGCTCGCCGGTCATCGACCGTGACGGCATGCTGCTGCAAGGCCGCCGCACGCTGGTGCGCGCCCTGGCCTCCACGTCCATCGGCGTGGGCGGGGATTCCCTGCTCAGCGTGGACGGCTCGGGGCGGGACGCGCGCGTACGCACCGGCCCGCTGCGCGACGGTCCGGCCCTGGCCTTCGGCGGCGCGCGGCCCACGTTGCTGGACGCCTTGAACGTGCTGGACGCCGAGGCCGCTCCCGGCGCTTCCGCTGACCGGGGCGATATGGCCGCTTCCCGCGAGGGGCTGGCGACGCTGGCCGCCGCCCACGGTCTGGATGCGCGCGTCCTGGCCCAAAAGGCCGTGGACGACGCTCTGGCGCAGGTGGCGCTGGCCGCGCGCGAGCTTGTGGAGGCCGTGAACGCCCGGCCCATTTACACCCTGGCCGCGCTCAAGGCCGTGCGCGAGGCCAGGCCCGAGCGCGTCTGGCTGGTGGGCGGCCCGGCGGACTGCATCCGCGAGCGTCTGGGCGCGGCCCTGGGCCTGCCGGTAGCCAGCCCGCCGCACGCCGCCGTGGCCAATGCCGTGGGCGCGGCCCTGACCCTGCCCACAGCCGGACTGGAAATTTATGCGGACACGGGGCGCGGCCTGCTGCGCGCGCCCGCTCTGGATCTGGAGGAGCGCATCAGCAAGGGCTACACACTGAACGCCGCCGAGCGCCGCGCCGGGGAACTGCTGGCCGCCCACCTGGCCGCCGAGGGCGTGCCGGACGCGGCCGTGGAAGTGGTGGAAGCCGACCTTTTCGCCACCCTGGACGACGGCGGCTACGGCTCCAAGGATATCCGGGTGGCCTGCCAGGTGGTGCCGGGCATTGCGGGGCGATTGTGA
- the glpK gene encoding glycerol kinase GlpK, whose product MTASYILALDQGTTSSRAILFDRRGRMLQVAQKEFTQIYPQPGWVEHSPDEIFDTQAHVARDCLKQAGVQGHELAAVGITNQRETTVVWDRASGAPVYNAIVWQDRRTAPVCDRLRAEGKAGIIREKTGLVPDAYFSGTKIGWILDNVPGARARAEAGELLFGTVDSWLIWNFSKRGAHLTDPSNASRTLLFNIHTGQWDDELLDLLNVPRAMLPEVAPSSSVMARAHPEFFGHAVPVAGVAGDQQAATFGNACLKEGMLKNTYGTGCFLLLNTGARPRTSRNNLLATVAWETQRGRSYALEGSVFAGGAVVQWLRDGLGFIQDSSELEGLAASVPDNGGVYLVPAFTGLGAPHWDQYARGVMVGLTRGVGRGHIARAAIESIALQTLDVMEAMRADAGLACSVLRVDGGASRNNMLMQCQADLTGVPVERPVVTETTALGAACLAGLAVGFWADEEEAGALWQLDRRFEPRMSEERRAELLYHWRRAVERSRRWIEPEE is encoded by the coding sequence TTGACCGCCTCGTATATCCTGGCCCTGGACCAGGGCACCACCAGCTCGCGGGCCATCCTGTTCGACCGCCGGGGCCGCATGCTTCAGGTGGCCCAGAAGGAATTTACCCAGATCTATCCTCAGCCCGGCTGGGTGGAGCACAGCCCGGACGAGATTTTCGACACCCAGGCCCATGTGGCCCGCGACTGTCTCAAACAGGCCGGGGTGCAGGGCCATGAGCTGGCCGCCGTGGGCATCACCAACCAGCGTGAAACCACCGTGGTCTGGGACCGGGCCAGCGGCGCGCCGGTGTACAACGCCATCGTCTGGCAGGACCGCCGCACGGCTCCCGTCTGCGACCGTTTGCGCGCCGAGGGCAAGGCCGGAATCATCCGCGAAAAGACCGGCCTGGTGCCGGACGCCTATTTTTCCGGCACCAAGATCGGCTGGATTCTGGATAACGTGCCCGGCGCGCGGGCCAGGGCCGAGGCGGGCGAACTGCTTTTCGGCACTGTGGATTCCTGGCTGATCTGGAATTTCAGCAAACGCGGCGCGCATTTGACCGACCCTTCCAACGCCAGCCGCACCCTGCTGTTCAACATTCACACCGGCCAGTGGGACGACGAACTGCTGGACCTGCTCAACGTGCCGCGCGCCATGCTGCCCGAGGTGGCGCCTTCCTCCAGCGTCATGGCCCGCGCGCATCCCGAATTTTTCGGCCACGCCGTGCCCGTGGCGGGCGTGGCGGGCGACCAGCAGGCCGCCACGTTCGGCAACGCCTGCCTGAAGGAAGGCATGCTCAAGAACACCTACGGCACGGGCTGTTTTCTGCTGCTGAACACCGGGGCGCGGCCACGGACCAGCCGGAACAACCTGTTGGCCACCGTGGCCTGGGAGACGCAGCGCGGCCGGAGTTACGCCCTGGAGGGCAGCGTTTTCGCGGGCGGGGCCGTGGTCCAGTGGCTGCGCGACGGTCTGGGCTTCATTCAGGATTCCTCGGAGCTGGAAGGCCTGGCCGCCTCCGTGCCGGACAACGGCGGCGTCTATCTGGTTCCCGCCTTCACGGGCCTGGGCGCGCCGCACTGGGACCAGTACGCGCGCGGCGTCATGGTGGGCCTGACCAGGGGCGTTGGGCGCGGGCATATCGCCAGGGCGGCCATTGAATCCATTGCCCTCCAGACCCTGGACGTCATGGAAGCCATGCGGGCGGACGCCGGTCTTGCCTGCAGCGTGCTGCGCGTGGACGGCGGGGCCAGCCGCAACAATATGCTCATGCAGTGCCAGGCCGATCTCACCGGCGTGCCCGTGGAACGCCCGGTGGTGACGGAAACCACGGCCCTGGGCGCCGCCTGCCTGGCGGGGCTGGCCGTGGGCTTCTGGGCGGACGAGGAGGAAGCGGGCGCGCTCTGGCAACTGGACCGCCGCTTTGAACCCCGGATGAGCGAAGAGCGCCGCGCCGAACTGCTGTACCACTGGCGCCGGGCCGTGGAGCGCTCCCGCCGCTGGATCGAGCCGGAGGAGTAG